The nucleotide window ACAATGTTTGCGGAGAGAAATGGAAAATCAGCGAAATTCATCTGCTTGAGGAGAACATCTCTTGGGTTATCAAATTCGTGGTTTCCGACTGCCATGGCGGTGAGTCCTATCATGTTGAAGCCCACAATATCTAGTATCGCATCCTGAAGGTCAGATTCAGGTATACCTGTGTTGATATCGCCTGCATGAAGGAATATCACGTATCCCTCTTGTTCCTCAACTTCTCTTCTCACTTCTTCGACTATGGTTGCGATAGCAGCGAGCCCTCCTATTCCCGGGTTTCGCTATTCATCGAACGCCCATGCATGTCCGTGCGTGTCGTTCACATGGAGAATGGTGAGCCTCACACCAAGCAAGAGAACACTCAAAAGGACAACAAGAAAAACAATCAGAAACTTCCTCATTCTATCACCTCCCCATGAGATTGTAACTCCAGTTTTTGTTTAGCAGGTTAAGTAACATTTGGAAAAAAGAGGTGCAAGCCAAAAGCTCCTTGCACCTCCTGTTCACTCGTTGCCCTGCGTTTATTCAACACCAGAAATTTACAGTCTGGCTTCCTGTCTGAGCTCCTTAGCCATCTCTACCATATTCTTGAGAGCAGGAATTACCTCTTCCCATCTTCTGGTTTTCAGGCCACAGTCAGGGTTTATCCATAGAAGTTCTCTGGGCAAGACCTTTAAGGCCCTCCTCACCACCTCTTTCATTTCTTCTTTTGTAGGTACACTTGGAGAGTGGATGTCATAAACTCCAAGACCAATTTGTCTATCCCAGCCGGTGAAGTTTTCGAAAGCCTCTATAATTTCTCCTTTGCTTCTTGAAGCTTCTATAGAGATAACATCAAAATCCATCTGGGCGATATAATCGATGATTTCATTGAACTCCGAGTAACACATATGAGTGTGAATTTGAGTCTCAGGTCTGGCCTTAGAACAGAGTCTGAAGGCCTTCACCGCCCAGCTGAAATATTCGTCCCAATTTCTCCTTTTAATGGGAGCTCCTTCCCTAAAAGCTGGTTCGTCTATCTGGATGATTTTTATCCCTGCGTTCTCCAGATCTTTCACTTCATCGAGTAACGCCAGAGCAATTTGATAGGCTATTTGTTCCTTGGAAAGGTCTTCCCGATAATAACTCCAGTTTAGAATAGTTACCGGACCTGTGAGCATTCCCTTCACCGGTTTTTGAGTCAGACTCTGGGCATAGGTGATCTCCTCCAGAGTCATAGGTGCACTTCTCCAGACATCCCCAAAGATGATAGGAGGGCGATAAACCCTTGAACCATAAGAGAGCACCCAACCCTGTTTGGTGGTGGCTATTCCTTCTAATTTCTGAGCAAAAAACTCTACCATGTCCGTTCTTTCAAATTCTCCATGTACAAGAACATCGAGTTCAAGGTCTTCCTGCAGTTTTATAACCTCAACGATTTTCTGCCTAATAAACTGTTTGTACTCTTCTGCTCCTATCTCTCCTCTGTTGAACTTGGCCCTCATAGCTCTTACATCTTCTGTTTGTGGGAAAGAGCCTATAGTTGTTGTGGGGAAAAGAGGAAGCTTAAGTCTTTCCTGTTGAAGCTTCATTCTCTCCGAGTAAGGTATATCCCGGATGAAATCCCTTTCTGTGAGCTGTGAAATTCTTTCATTCACTTCTTTTTTCTGTCCAAAGGAAACTTGCAGTGCTTTTTTGGTTTCAGTTATAACACGTAAAGCCTCTGGATCTCCTTCCAATCCTTTTTTGATGAGTTTTAGCTCCGTTAATTTCTCTTCAGCAAAGGAGAGTTTGTTTATCAACTCAGGTGGTAGATGATCTTCTCCTGCCAGAGAAACAGGAAGATGAAAGAGAGGACACGAGTTAGATATCACAAGATTATCGGTGTATTTCAAAAGGCTCTCGACTTCTCTGAGTTTGCTTTCTAGATCAGCCTTCCATACCTGTCTTCCGTTGATAATACCCGCAATAAGAACCTTGTCCTTTGGAAAACCCCATGTTTTCAAACTGCCCAGATTTTCTTGATTTGAAACCAGGTCGAGTCCCAATCCTCTGACTGGAAGCTCTATGAAAGAAAGATAATCAGATACACTGTCATAGTAGGTTAACACCCACAGATCCGCAATCTTTGAAAGAACTTCATAGGTTTTTCTGATCAGATTCCATTCCCAGGGTTCGAGCTCCATCACCAGAGCAGGTTCTTCTATAAGAATGATATTAGCTCCTGCCTCGACCACACTTTTCAATATCTCCTGATAAACCGGCATCAGTCTTTCTAAAAGAACTTCAAAGGTCTCTGGATCAGTTATTTTTTCTATCTCAATTCCCCCTTTGGAAGGTTTGATAAGCTTAGCCAGCTTCAAGAAGGTAAAAGGCCCTATCATTTTTGGAAGCGTATTGATTCCGTGTCTTTGATGAAAAAGAAAATCTTTAAGCGGAAAGTTATCCAGAATTGAAAAATCCTGATTCTCCAGCTCCGGAACCAGATAGTGGTAATTAGTGTTGAACCACTTGGTGAGTTCAAGAGCCTGTTTACCTCTGGCCATCTCAAAATAGGTCTTGAGCCCTTTATAAGGTTGAAATCTGCCAGGAATGGCTCCTACCATAACCGCTGTATCAAGAATGAAATCATAAAGTGAGACTTCATTTGAAGGAAAAAGATCCACATTATCCTGATAGTTTTCAACCCTTTTGAGTTTTAAGTTCTCTATTCCTTTATGGAGTTCTTCCTCAGTGAGATTGCCCTTCCAGAAACCTTCAAGCAGCTTTTTAAACTCCCTTTTCTTCCCAAGCTTAGGGAAGCCATAAGCCAGAGTTTGCACAGTGTTTTCCCTCCTTCTTAATACTCAGGCTGACTTAATTGTGGGTGGAATCAAACAAGGATGGATTTTCAGGGTGGTGATGGCGGAAAAGATCTGAGCATGGTTTTCAACCCCCCTCGAGGTTTTTAAAGGCTGGATAGGTCTTCCGGCTTCCGGATCATCCTACTCGCCGCACCTTCCCAGTACCTTTCGGTACCAGTGGTCTGTCGGCTGAAAGCCCATGGACTGAGCCTTCAGCCCAAGGAAGGAAGCCTCCTTTCGGGAACACCCTACTCGGGACCTCCTCCCCCATCCGCATAAGAGCGGATAAGCGGCTTTCGCCCCCGGTCACGGCTGCGGGGCAGCGGGGGATTTTCACCCCTCTTCCCTTACATCCAGCCTTATTACTTACTTTTACCACAAATCATTTTCGTGTCAATAAATCTTTGGGAACAGAAAATCTGCACAAAAGATAAAATCGTAAATAAAGTTGACTTCGTTAACGTCCGGAAAAACATTTGATATTATTTTCAATAGTCTTCCGCTCTATTTGAGGAGGGAATAATCGTGAAAACAATAGATCCATCCCATACCATTCCGGTGAGTGTGACCGGTACGTTCTGCGCTCTGAACTGCCCACACTGCGGTGCGCGTTATCTCCGTCACATGATCTCTGTTGAGGAGATTCCCCTTTACGTCAAGAAAGGATACAAGAGCTTTCTGATCAGTGGTGGAATGCTCGCAGACGGATCGATCCCGTTTGAAGTTCACAGAGACGTATTGAGAGAATACAGGGAAAGATACAACCTTCTGTACAATTTTCATGTTGGGTTTCAGAAGTCAGAGGTGGCAAAAGAGCTGGCAGATGTGGTTTCTATGGACTTTTTCGGAGATCCTGAAGTGATGAAAAGAATATACGGGCTCGATCTGACTCCACAGGAAATACTGCAAATAGCACGCTTTTATGAAAAGGTAGTCTTTCATATCACGATAGGAATTCTTGGTGGAAAGATAACCCACGAGGAAAAGGCCCTTGAAATCCTCTCGAAAGAAACTGACACAGTGGTGCTGAACGTTTTCATACCCACACCTGAAACACCATTTGCAGATAAAAATCCTCCCGCACTGGAGGACACCGTCCGGATCTTTGAGAAGGCAAGAAGGCTTTTCAAAAGGGTGATTCTGGGTTGTATGCAACCAAAAGGAGAGTACAGAAAGAAACTTCAGGAATTATTAAAAGAGTCGGTGGACTTCATCACAAAGCCCGTTGGAGGTGAGGGAAATTTCAAAGGATGCTGCGCTTTCATTGCTCTAAGGAAAACGTGACCTTACCCGGCCCCATATCGAATGTTTCTCCGAGAGCCAGAACCGTAGCAAGCTCAACTGGTAGACCTCTTTTTATGATTTTTTCAACGGTTTTTCTCATCTCATAAGGAACACGTACCGTCTCGAAACGAACCACTCCTTCGCTCACATCAACCAGTATGTAAGACGCTCGAGGATCACCATCTTTTAGCCTTCCCACACTTCCCGGATTCAAAATCAGTTTTCCTGAAATCCATCTTGCCATGAGAATATGTGTGTCCATTCACGATGATGTCTTCTTCTACAGACTGTGCAATCTCCTTCAATCTCCTAGAAGGAGTATCTGGCTTTACGTACTCCAAAAGTTCGTTGAGCGGGCTGCCGTGAACAAGAAGAAACTTCACTCCTTCTATTTCAAAGGAGATTCTTTTTGGAAGAGCTCTCAGAAATCGCTTAGCCTCTTCAAAGGTGTTTCCAATGGTCCACTTCAGGGAAATCTCTCCCACCTCGGACTCTCTTCCCGGTGCGTAGGAGCACCCGCAGCTTTCTCTAAGGTTTCCCACTCCATTGTCATAGTTTCCCATCACCGTCTTTATTTTTCTGTCTCTTATAACCTGAACAACCCCCTCAGGATCCGGCCCGTAACCGACCAGATCTCCAAGGCAGTATATCTCATCGACTTTCCTTTTCTCTATGTCTTCCAGAACCGCATTCAGAGCTTCCAGATTACCGTGTATATCTCCCAGAAAGGCCAGTTTCATATTAGTTTCCCCCTTTAAGAAATTGAATGGTCCTTTCAAGTCTTTTCAGAGTTCTTTCTTTTCCAAGAACCTCTATTGTTTCAAAGAGTCCCGGTGTAACGAGCTTTCCTGTTACTGCACCCCTCACCGTCTGGAACACCACTTTCTTTGAAGCAATTCCTTTCCCCGCCACCTCTCTTAGAATCTTTTCGATGTTTTCCATGTTCCAGTCGTTTAACTTTTCAAACTCAGATTTCACCACGTTCAGGACCTGTTCTGCCTCTTCTTTTTTGAGAAACTTTTCGACACAGTCTTTCTCGTACTCATAATTTTCGTTCAGGAAGGGATACACGATATCGTAAAGCTGGACTAAGGTGTTAACCTTTTCTCTACAGATACGAAGCACCGCTATGAAGTATTCCTCTTCCACATCGGGAATCTCTTTATCCACGTATCTTGCCCATTCTAAGAATTCTCTTTTCAGATCCTCTAAATCCATCATCCTCATATGCTTTCCATTCACCCACTCGAGTTTCTGATAGTCGAATATCACTCCTTTGTTGGAGATGTTCCTGGGATCGAAAGACCCGAGCTTCTCCTCTATAGTGAATATCTCATCTCCCTCTACTCTCCAGCCGAGAAGCGCGAGGTAATTCATCAAAGCCCTGCCCAGGATACCTTCTTTCCTGAAATGCTCGACGGAGGTTGCACCATGCCTTTTGCTGAGAGGGGCTCTGTCCGGTCCCAGTATGAGAGGAATATGCATGAAAACGGGAGGTTTCCAACCGAACGCCTCATAGATCATGAGCTGTTTTGGTGTGTTGGAAAGATGGTCCTCTCCTCGAAAGACGTGGGAAATCTCCATCAGATGATCGTCCACCACAACCGCGAAGTTATAAGTAGGGAAACCATTTGACTTCACGATGATGAAATCTTCTATGGTGGAGTTATCGAACTCCATCTTTCCTTTCAGGAAATCTTCAAATGTGGTCTTACCGGGAAGGACTTTGAATTTCACAGTTATGGGATGCCCTCTTCTGGCGTACTCTTCGGGATACTCGAATGTAGAAAAGAGTTCTTCAGAAGGATTTTCTCTGTCGTAGACAACGTAATAAGCTCTTTTTTCTTCCACCAGTTTTTCAGCGTGATTTCTGTATATTTCGAGTCTTTCACTTTGACGATACGGACCGTGGTCTCCCCCAACATCGGGGCCCTCGTCCCAATCCAGCCCACACCATTTCAGAGAGTCGAGGATTTGTTTCTCGAACTCTCTGGAACTTCTCTCCAAGTCGGTGTCCTCTATTCTCAGGATGAACTTTCCACCTTCTTTTCTTGCGAACATCCAGTTGAAGAGAGCAGTCCTTGCACCTCCAACGTGCAGGTACCCTGTGGGGCTGGGAGCAAATCGTACTCTGACCAAGTCGAGCACCTCCCTGAAATCTTGATCCTCTCTTAATATATCAAAAAAACCCCGGTGATGAACACCGGGGCTTGGATTGGTTTCGCTCTTTGATTATTTGACGGGTCTCACGTTGACGGCCTGAGGACCTTTGGTCCCCCGCTGGACATCGAACTCAACGGGTTCGTTCTCCCTGAGGGTTTTGAAACCATCCATCTGGATTGCGGACCAGTGAACGAAGATGTCTTCTCCGTTCTCCATGGTGATGAAACCGTAACCTTTCTTGGAGTCAAACCACTTAACCGTACCTCTCATAAAAAAATCACTCCTTCTTCAAAATCTTTCCGCCAATCGCGGCACTCCCTAAGTGTACACCCCCCAAGGTCGTTTGTCAAAATCGAGGAAAGCCTCATATTCAAAGCTGTTGATACCTTTCGAAACGTACTCTTCATAATGTGATAAACATACGCTAACAATAAAACCAAACTATCTGCTCTGAAGACCTGCAGAACGGAAGCCCTTTAAACTTTCAAATGAAATTTGCGCTCTGAACCATTTAACAGTATCTTCTAAGGTTTCCTCGAGAGGTCTGGGGTGGTATCCAAGCTTTTTTTCAGCCCTTTCATGGGAAAAAGCGTAGTTTCTTGTCAGTGTGTAGATTGCGTATGGTGTAAATATGGTTTCACGGTTTCTCAGGGCTGAAAACACCGTTGAAACACCAGAAACAATCCATGCCATATGTAGCGGTAGATATATTTTAGGAGCGGGAACACCACTTACCTCCTCCAGTATCGTCATCAGTTTTCTCATCGTCACAGATCGATTTCCAAGGATGTACACTTCCCCTTTTCTTCCC belongs to Thermotoga sp. and includes:
- the metE gene encoding 5-methyltetrahydropteroyltriglutamate--homocysteine S-methyltransferase, which gives rise to MQTLAYGFPKLGKKREFKKLLEGFWKGNLTEEELHKGIENLKLKRVENYQDNVDLFPSNEVSLYDFILDTAVMVGAIPGRFQPYKGLKTYFEMARGKQALELTKWFNTNYHYLVPELENQDFSILDNFPLKDFLFHQRHGINTLPKMIGPFTFLKLAKLIKPSKGGIEIEKITDPETFEVLLERLMPVYQEILKSVVEAGANIILIEEPALVMELEPWEWNLIRKTYEVLSKIADLWVLTYYDSVSDYLSFIELPVRGLGLDLVSNQENLGSLKTWGFPKDKVLIAGIINGRQVWKADLESKLREVESLLKYTDNLVISNSCPLFHLPVSLAGEDHLPPELINKLSFAEEKLTELKLIKKGLEGDPEALRVITETKKALQVSFGQKKEVNERISQLTERDFIRDIPYSERMKLQQERLKLPLFPTTTIGSFPQTEDVRAMRAKFNRGEIGAEEYKQFIRQKIVEVIKLQEDLELDVLVHGEFERTDMVEFFAQKLEGIATTKQGWVLSYGSRVYRPPIIFGDVWRSAPMTLEEITYAQSLTQKPVKGMLTGPVTILNWSYYREDLSKEQIAYQIALALLDEVKDLENAGIKIIQIDEPAFREGAPIKRRNWDEYFSWAVKAFRLCSKARPETQIHTHMCYSEFNEIIDYIAQMDFDVISIEASRSKGEIIEAFENFTGWDRQIGLGVYDIHSPSVPTKEEMKEVVRRALKVLPRELLWINPDCGLKTRRWEEVIPALKNMVEMAKELRQEARL
- a CDS encoding radical SAM protein — translated: MKTIDPSHTIPVSVTGTFCALNCPHCGARYLRHMISVEEIPLYVKKGYKSFLISGGMLADGSIPFEVHRDVLREYRERYNLLYNFHVGFQKSEVAKELADVVSMDFFGDPEVMKRIYGLDLTPQEILQIARFYEKVVFHITIGILGGKITHEEKALEILSKETDTVVLNVFIPTPETPFADKNPPALEDTVRIFEKARRLFKRVILGCMQPKGEYRKKLQELLKESVDFITKPVGGEGNFKGCCAFIALRKT
- the gltX gene encoding glutamate--tRNA ligase, which gives rise to MVRVRFAPSPTGYLHVGGARTALFNWMFARKEGGKFILRIEDTDLERSSREFEKQILDSLKWCGLDWDEGPDVGGDHGPYRQSERLEIYRNHAEKLVEEKRAYYVVYDRENPSEELFSTFEYPEEYARRGHPITVKFKVLPGKTTFEDFLKGKMEFDNSTIEDFIIVKSNGFPTYNFAVVVDDHLMEISHVFRGEDHLSNTPKQLMIYEAFGWKPPVFMHIPLILGPDRAPLSKRHGATSVEHFRKEGILGRALMNYLALLGWRVEGDEIFTIEEKLGSFDPRNISNKGVIFDYQKLEWVNGKHMRMMDLEDLKREFLEWARYVDKEIPDVEEEYFIAVLRICREKVNTLVQLYDIVYPFLNENYEYEKDCVEKFLKKEEAEQVLNVVKSEFEKLNDWNMENIEKILREVAGKGIASKKVVFQTVRGAVTGKLVTPGLFETIEVLGKERTLKRLERTIQFLKGGN
- a CDS encoding cold-shock protein → MRGTVKWFDSKKGYGFITMENGEDIFVHWSAIQMDGFKTLRENEPVEFDVQRGTKGPQAVNVRPVK